TCGGCCGTCGGTGTGGTGCTCAGCCCCACTGACTCAGCAGCATGGCGCCAATGGCCACCACCAGCATCACCGCGCCGAGCATCAGCCGTCGTGTCCTCGACACGGCGGCCTCGCGTGCTTCGTCGAGGTAGAATCGCCCGCCGCCGGCGTCCACCAGCACATGGCGATGTTCCTGGATTCGCACCAGCATCCCATGCCCGAGCCCGAGTTCTTCGAGCGTGCGGGCGGTCGTGGGCGAGGTGGCACCGTGGCTGCGGAACGCCGCAATCAGCTGGCGTCGCTTGCGCGCGATGAGTGCGGGGCCAACGGGCCCAAGGCCGGCCGGGATCATCGGGTGAGCGCGAAGTAGACGACGTAGACCCAGCCGAAGAAGCCGTGCAGGATGGCCCAGAGGATCGACTGGTGCAGGCTCCACGAAATCGTGATGGCGAGGGCGCTGCCCATGCCGATGCCTGCCTTGGCGACGTCGCGCGTGGCGTTCATCCGGGCCCGTCCGTTGTGAGTGTTGATCTCGACCGGCATTCAGGACTCCGAGGTGGTGCGGCGGAAGCGGATCGGGAGGCCGAGCAGCGGATCGTCGCGGAGCAGGCGGATGGTGATGCCTCCGACGATCGCGAGGGGAATCAGCAAGATTGCGATCCGCGCGGCGATTGACTCGGCGCCGAGGAAATCCGGGAGGAAGAGTCCGACCGCGAGTGCGCCGATCAGCGCGACGAGTGACCCCGCCATGATCCCGATGCTCCGGTAGGACGATCCCACCGCTCGGCCCTGCAACACCATGCCGGCCACCGCGGCAGTCAACCCGCACGCGGAGAATGCGGGGCTCCATTCGGGCACACCGAGCAGCGTCGACAGCTTTGTGGCCGTCAGCAGCAAGCCGAGGCCCCAGAGCGCCCGCGCGAGCGAGAGGCGCGCGGCCGTGCCGGTCAGGCGACGCCAGCGCCAGCCCCCTTCGAGCAGGATCCCGAGGCCCGGGATGAGCATCAGCCAGTCGTACGTGGTCATCATTGTGCCCTGGCGTTGCGGCGAACGCGCAGGAAATACCCCACGCTCAGGCCGGTGCCGAACACTGCCCCGCCCAGGACAATGAGGCGGACGGCCCCATCATCGATCAGGAAGGCGGAGAGCCCAGCGGCAGCAAAGGTGACCATCGCCGACGTCGCCGTGGTCGCTGGCGAATCGAGTTCCGGGTTCCGCCGGAGTTCGTGAGACATCATGTACCCGGCGATCGAGGCGACGACCGAGAGGGTGATGGCATAGCCCAGCATTGTGTCGACGCCCATCAGCATCGCGAGCGGCCAGCCGACCACGATGCAGGCGCCGGCGCTTGCCGCCATGACGAGCAAGGTCCGTCGATCGGCCCTCGGTTTCTCCGAGGCGGTCACGACGATCCCGAACGGGACGGCGACGCAAACCCACTGGAGCACGTCGAGCAGCGCGATCGAAGGCAGGAGGTCCATCGGCATCTCCGGGGCAGGCGGGGTGGCAAGCATTGAAGCTACATCGGAAGTTGAGGGCCGGGGGCGCCACCCAGCATGATGCCCTACCCCCGCTTCCCCGGCGGGCGGTACTTCATGTTGTACCAGGTCAGTCCGCCAAAGAGCAGGAGCTGACCCGCCAGATAGCCGTAGCCGCCCCACCCGAGCACGAGCCAGGTGATGATGCCGAGCAGGATGGAGAGTCCGGCCGTGACGAAGCCGGCACCATACTCGTGGTCGCCGATCCGATAGAAGAGGATCCCTCCAACGACGAGCAGGATGATCTGGGCTGGCATAGAGGTCCGGTGGGGAGGGGTTGGTGGAAACTACATCAGGGGCGGGAGGTGGAGGGCGCCACTCCCCGGAGTGTCATCCTGAGCGAAGCCCACGAAGTGGGCGCAGTCGAAGGCTTGCCGCCGCACACCCACGGGTCCTTCGACTTCGCGCCGGCTGCGCCGTCGCTCCGCTCAGGATGACAATCCACCCAACGCCGCCACCTCCCGCACCACCCACGGCCCCCCGTCGACCTGCTCGATCAGCGAAATCGTGTTGAATGTGATGCGAAGCGGCGTGGCGAGAGAGATCTCGCTCGGGGTGCTGTTCCCTGGCGCCCGCGGATTGCGTGGATGCGCGAGCGTTATGTGGGCCGCGTGCTGCCGGATCGCTGTCGAGCCGAGGATGGCCGCGCGAAGGCCGTGAAACTCCGTCGCCCCATCGATGCAGGGGAGCAGGACGCCGTGCGAGTCGAAGCCGACGGGCGCGCCAAAGGTCAGCGTGATCGCCATCGGACGCTGCGCCAGGCCGTGCAGCACGGCCAGCGGCGACTCTGCCAGTTCATCCTCCCGGCAGAGCGTGACATGCGAACCGATAAGCCCCTGTTGCACCGGGTCGAGTCGTTGGCGGATCGGCTCCAGGACGGCGGCGACGTCGTCAGGGACGAAGAGGGTGAGCTGCAGCCTGCGCATCTTCGGCGTCCTACCGGTCCAGCACGGGCAGGAACGCCCGCCACGGGCCGACCGCCTCGCGATACTGCTTGGCCATCACGCGCGACGTTTGCGCGATGTGGCCGAGGTCGTGGACCACCCACGCCGAGAGGAGCTGCCGAAGCGAGACGCGACCGAAGACCGGAT
The Gemmatimonadota bacterium DNA segment above includes these coding regions:
- a CDS encoding 2'-5' RNA ligase family protein, whose amino-acid sequence is MRRLQLTLFVPDDVAAVLEPIRQRLDPVQQGLIGSHVTLCREDELAESPLAVLHGLAQRPMAITLTFGAPVGFDSHGVLLPCIDGATEFHGLRAAILGSTAIRQHAAHITLAHPRNPRAPGNSTPSEISLATPLRITFNTISLIEQVDGGPWVVREVAALGGLSS